A window of Cellulomonas fimi contains these coding sequences:
- a CDS encoding EAL domain-containing protein: MTPDDVDGRIARLAAAVEAAIPDSLRDEWERRVGREPVLVARQGIFSTHGRPFAYQLSYRAPGQHTQTAHSWSTYQHERATAHVLGATFGRADLEHVAHGRLLFVRCPRAYLIGDLAVPRRPDRLVIEITDTVNVDSAVLAGVRRLREEGFRIAVPGFVSNADQRRLLPHADFVKIDVRDLDVEGHPVVDLARSYGALLVAEYVENADTLRYARDLGFSLFQGNLLERAGVLDRAGARPVSH; the protein is encoded by the coding sequence ATGACACCGGACGACGTCGACGGGCGGATCGCGCGGCTCGCCGCAGCCGTCGAGGCTGCGATCCCCGACTCGCTCCGTGACGAGTGGGAGCGGCGGGTCGGTCGCGAGCCCGTCCTGGTCGCGCGGCAGGGCATCTTCTCGACGCACGGTCGCCCCTTCGCCTACCAGCTGTCGTACCGCGCCCCCGGGCAGCACACCCAGACCGCGCACTCGTGGAGCACCTACCAGCACGAGCGCGCGACGGCCCACGTCCTCGGCGCCACGTTCGGGCGCGCCGACCTCGAGCACGTCGCCCACGGGCGCCTGCTCTTCGTCCGCTGCCCCCGCGCGTACCTCATCGGCGACCTCGCCGTGCCGCGCCGGCCCGACCGGCTCGTCATCGAGATCACCGACACGGTCAACGTCGACTCCGCCGTCCTCGCGGGCGTCCGCCGCCTGCGGGAAGAGGGTTTCCGGATCGCCGTCCCCGGGTTCGTCAGCAACGCCGACCAGCGCCGCCTCCTCCCCCACGCCGACTTCGTCAAGATCGACGTGCGGGACCTCGACGTCGAGGGCCACCCGGTCGTCGACCTCGCCCGGTCGTACGGCGCGCTGCTCGTCGCCGAGTACGTCGAGAACGCCGACACGCTGCGCTACGCGCGCGACCTCGGCTTCTCGCTGTTCCAGGGCAACCTGCTCGAGCGGGCCGGCGTGCTCGACCGCGCGGGCGCCCGGCCCGTCAGCCACTGA
- a CDS encoding EAL domain-containing protein, producing MPAPSPSAPPHLPVARQPIWTASGRLHGHEYLYRSSAGLPAGVDRWSARLQDGATSAVLTALFHDRQPPGDALAFVNVTRSFLVRELPLPASAGRLVLEVVESVAADPRVLDGLGRLRAAGYRIALDDFVASRDQRAMLRYADYVKIDCRDLEAGGEELVAVARRHGARLVAERVSSSALRARCLDLGFGLLQGDALGRAVTLTL from the coding sequence ATGCCCGCGCCGTCACCCAGCGCACCGCCGCACCTGCCGGTCGCCCGGCAGCCGATCTGGACCGCGTCCGGACGACTGCACGGTCACGAGTACCTCTACCGCTCCTCGGCGGGACTGCCCGCCGGCGTGGACAGGTGGAGCGCGCGACTGCAGGACGGAGCCACCAGCGCGGTGCTCACCGCGCTCTTCCACGACCGGCAGCCGCCGGGCGACGCGCTCGCGTTCGTCAACGTGACGCGGTCGTTCCTCGTGCGCGAGCTGCCCCTGCCGGCGTCGGCCGGGCGCCTCGTGCTCGAGGTCGTCGAGAGCGTCGCCGCCGACCCCCGCGTGCTCGACGGGCTCGGCCGGCTGCGCGCGGCCGGGTACCGCATCGCCCTCGACGACTTCGTCGCCTCACGCGACCAGCGCGCGATGCTCCGGTACGCCGACTACGTGAAGATCGACTGTCGCGACCTCGAGGCCGGGGGCGAGGAGCTCGTCGCCGTCGCCCGTCGGCACGGTGCGCGACTCGTCGCCGAACGTGTCTCGAGCAGCGCGCTGCGGGCACGCTGCCTGGACCTCGGGTTCGGCCTCCTGCAGGGCGACGCGCTCGGACGGGCCGTGACGCTCACCCTCTGA